One genomic region from Streptomyces sp. NBC_01304 encodes:
- a CDS encoding urease subunit beta, with amino-acid sequence MSGGAKYLYGDGDIELNAGRAKAKVTVSNTGDRAIQVGSHYHFFEANRALDFDRNAAFGMHLDIPAGTSVRFEPGATRDVELTAYAGHQRLIGFSNLTAGGVTAGDTRTKAMARAVERGFKGARKEGDN; translated from the coding sequence ATGTCGGGTGGCGCCAAATATCTGTACGGCGACGGAGACATCGAGCTCAACGCCGGTAGGGCCAAGGCCAAGGTCACCGTGAGCAACACCGGTGACCGCGCGATCCAGGTCGGCTCGCACTACCACTTCTTCGAGGCCAACCGGGCGCTCGACTTCGACCGCAACGCCGCGTTCGGCATGCACCTCGACATCCCCGCGGGCACCTCGGTGCGCTTCGAGCCGGGTGCCACGCGTGATGTCGAGCTGACCGCTTACGCGGGCCACCAGCGGCTGATCGGCTTCAGCAACCTCACCGCCGGCGGGGTCACCGCCGGGGACACCCGCACCAAGGCCATGGCCCGCGCGGTCGAGCGCGGCTTCAAGGGCGCACGCAAGGAAGGCGACAACTGA
- the ureC gene encoding urease subunit alpha translates to MVTLPRKQYTDMFGPTVGDRFHLADTNLVVEVVKDYNEGHYGDEAVYGGGKTVRDGMAQDPSATGAMGALDTVITNVVVLDPILGVIKGDLGIKDGRIAGIGKSGNPHTQSGVDPRLVIGPGTEVIAGEHQIATAGGIDSHIHFISPQQALPALSNGITTMIGGGTGPADGTNGVTSTPGAWNLARMFEAVEDMPVNTGLLGKGNSSLPGALVEQIEAGACGLKVHEDWGTTPAALDCALTVADEYDIQVAVHTDTLNEGGYFEDTRSAIDGRTIHTFHSEGAGGGHAPDIMRVAGEPNVLPASTNPTLPYTVNSVDELLDMVMVCHHLSRDIPEDVSFADSRVRAETIAAETVLHDEGVISIFSSDSQAMGRIGESFARAFQTAHHCKDQRGKLDGDHEHNDNFRVLRYLAKLTINPAIATGTAEHIGSLETGKIADIVLWPTGSFAAKPRLVIKGGLINWAQMGDPNASLPTPQPVYFRPMFGALGKAKQSTRVTFMSQAGIDAGIPEKLGLDSLVLPVKHCRSVGKQHMVLNDRTPKVEVDPETYKVKLDGEIATIEPAQTLPLAQLFYLA, encoded by the coding sequence ATGGTCACCCTGCCCCGCAAGCAGTACACCGACATGTTCGGCCCCACCGTCGGTGACCGCTTCCACCTCGCCGACACCAACCTCGTGGTCGAGGTCGTCAAGGACTACAACGAGGGCCACTACGGCGACGAGGCCGTCTACGGCGGCGGCAAGACCGTCCGCGACGGCATGGCCCAGGACCCGTCCGCCACCGGCGCGATGGGCGCCCTGGACACGGTCATCACCAACGTCGTGGTCCTCGACCCGATCCTGGGCGTCATCAAGGGCGACCTCGGCATCAAGGACGGGCGCATCGCCGGCATCGGCAAGTCCGGCAACCCGCACACCCAGTCCGGCGTCGACCCCCGCCTGGTCATCGGCCCCGGCACCGAAGTCATCGCGGGCGAGCACCAGATCGCCACCGCGGGCGGCATCGACAGCCACATCCACTTCATCTCGCCGCAGCAGGCCCTGCCCGCGCTGTCCAACGGCATCACCACCATGATCGGCGGTGGCACCGGCCCGGCCGACGGCACCAACGGCGTCACCAGCACCCCCGGCGCCTGGAACCTTGCCCGGATGTTCGAGGCCGTCGAGGACATGCCGGTCAACACCGGCCTCCTCGGCAAGGGCAACAGCTCGTTGCCCGGCGCCCTCGTCGAGCAGATCGAGGCCGGCGCCTGCGGACTCAAGGTCCACGAGGACTGGGGCACCACCCCGGCCGCCCTGGACTGCGCCCTCACGGTCGCCGACGAGTACGACATCCAGGTCGCCGTGCACACCGACACCCTGAACGAGGGCGGCTACTTCGAGGACACCCGCTCCGCGATCGACGGCCGCACCATCCACACCTTCCACTCCGAGGGCGCGGGCGGCGGTCACGCACCCGACATCATGCGGGTGGCGGGCGAGCCCAACGTGCTGCCCGCCTCGACCAACCCGACTCTGCCGTACACGGTCAACTCGGTCGACGAGCTGCTCGACATGGTGATGGTCTGCCACCACCTGAGCCGCGACATCCCCGAGGACGTCTCCTTCGCCGACTCCCGGGTGCGCGCCGAGACCATCGCCGCCGAGACCGTCCTGCACGACGAGGGCGTCATCTCGATCTTCTCCTCGGACTCGCAGGCCATGGGCCGCATCGGCGAGTCCTTCGCCCGTGCCTTCCAGACCGCGCACCACTGCAAGGACCAGCGCGGCAAGCTCGACGGCGACCACGAGCACAACGACAACTTCCGGGTCCTTCGCTACCTCGCCAAGCTCACCATCAACCCGGCGATCGCAACCGGCACCGCCGAGCACATCGGCTCCCTCGAGACCGGCAAGATCGCCGACATCGTGCTGTGGCCGACCGGCTCGTTCGCCGCCAAGCCGCGCCTCGTGATCAAGGGCGGCCTGATCAACTGGGCGCAGATGGGCGACCCCAACGCCTCGCTGCCCACGCCGCAGCCGGTCTACTTCCGGCCCATGTTCGGCGCCCTGGGCAAGGCCAAGCAGTCGACCCGGGTGACGTTCATGTCGCAGGCGGGCATCGACGCGGGCATCCCCGAGAAGCTGGGCCTCGACTCGCTGGTGCTGCCGGTCAAGCACTGCCGCTCCGTCGGCAAGCAGCACATGGTCCTCAACGACCGCACCCCGAAGGTCGAGGTCGACCCGGAGACGTACAAGGTGAAGCTCGACGGCGAGATCGCCACCATCGAGCCGGCCCAGACGCTCCCGCTGGCCCAGCTGTTCTACCTGGCGTGA